A stretch of the Bombus vancouverensis nearcticus unplaced genomic scaffold, iyBomVanc1_principal scaffold0056, whole genome shotgun sequence genome encodes the following:
- the LOC143304816 gene encoding uncharacterized protein LOC143304816 isoform X1, with protein sequence MMWADDIYNYQGITPTFAQNFNETVPWEGRTDTLISRFVHPICTTNFRTLYNEEPDGRGHVM encoded by the exons atgatgtgggctgatgacatttataattatcaaggaatcacccctacattcgctcag aattttaatgaaactgtcccttgggaaggaagaactgataccttgatatcacggtttgtacatcctatatgtacgacaaattttagaacattatataacgaagaaccagatggtcgtggccatgtgatgtga